Sequence from the Carassius auratus strain Wakin unplaced genomic scaffold, ASM336829v1 scaf_tig00215206, whole genome shotgun sequence genome:
GATCTGTGATGTTAGCTGTGTGTGTCAAATAAGAAAGAGCTCAAAATATACAGAAACAGTGAAGAGAAACACAGGCCTTCTGTataaaataaagtcaataaaACAAAGACACGGTAAAATACTCACTTAATCTTTCTAGATGCTTTGATCACTGGCAGCAGCCTCAGAAGACATTCTTCTGAATGATGATATTTCCTCAGTATAAACTCATCCAGCTCTTCTTCTGAGTTCAACAGCACAAACACCAGAGCCGACCACTGAGCAGCAGACAGAGAGACTCCAGAGAGACGATTGTAACCTGTTCTGCTCAGGTATGTTTGTACTTCCTGCTCTAGTGAACgatcattcagttcattcagacagtggaacagattgatggatttctcTGGAGAGGGATTCTCCCTGATCTTTTGTTTGATGTATGCAGCTGTTTCCTGATTGATATCAGAGCTGCTTACTGTCTTTCTCAGGACGCCTTGTAAGAGAGTCTGATTAGACTCTAGAGAGAGACCGAGAAGGAACCGGAGGAAAAGATCCCAGTGTCCGTTCTCACTCTGTAAGGCCTTGTCCACTTCTCTCTTCAGTAAACTGCTCATTGGTGACCTGAACACATTCTTCAGTCCTGTGTTTAGTTCAGAAGAGGACAGCAGCTTGAATAAAGCAGCAAGAAACTCCTGAATactcagatgaacaaagctgaACACCTTCCCCAGCTGCAgtccagactcctctctgaagatctgggTACAAACTCCTGAGTACACGGACACTTctctcacatcaatgccgctctCTTTCAGGTCCTCCTCGTAGAAGATCAGGTTCCCTTTTTCCAGCTGTTCAAAAGCCAGTTTTCCTAGAGACAGAATAGTCTTTCTAGCCTGATCAGGATCGATTTCATATTTCCCATCATACTTCTGTGTCTTCAGTTTGGTCTGAAagatcaggaagtgtgtgaaCATCTGTGTGAGAGTCTTGGGGATCTCTGCACTCTCTGCTTTACCCATCATCCtctccagaacagcggctgaaatccagcagaagactgggatgtgacacatgatgaACAGACTTCTTGATGATCGGATGTGTGTGACGATTCTCTCAGCCAGACTCGGATCAtttattctcttcctgaaatattcctccttctgagggtcGTTGAATCCTCGTACCTCTGTGACCTGGTGGACACACTCaggagggatctgattggctgctgctggtcgagAGGTGATCCagaggagagcagaaggaagTAGGTTCCCCTTGATGAGGTTGGTCAGCAGCACATCCACTGAAGCTGATTCTGTCACATCAGACAAGCTCCGACTGTTTTGGAAATCTAGACGCAGTcgacactcatccagaccatcaaatatGAACATGACTTTGTAGTCCTCATAATCTGCTGACTTTAATTCTTTGGTTTCTGTGTGAAGGTGGTTTAGAAGATCCACAAGACTGAGATGTTTCTGTATCAAGTTCAGCTccctgaaaggaagtggaaatatgaaatgaacgtcctgattggcttttccttcAGTCCAGTCCAGagtgaacttctgcacagagactgtttttccaattccagcgaCTCCTTtagtcagcacagttctgatgggtttg
This genomic interval carries:
- the LOC113093988 gene encoding NLR family CARD domain-containing protein 3-like — translated: MASRMNLSEEHDTQIKTVKSQIQGRESDLSEHMDVSVRKNPAMDVSDLCREEDSSVESSLCQNESPEPSCVSIKSDASMGLPIYFSSGDTSADLSQKHKGRESHTAKKKLDSIFKELEHKIISELKSFKRLLSPDYPECSERDRYDDEGHNRVREGLLKITLLLLRKMNQTDLADTLQTKLMPVYQQKLRSRLQDKYQRLSEGLSNHGDSTRLNEIYTELYITEGGSGEVNNEHEVRQIETVSRRPETQETPINCNDIFKPSPGQDKPIRTVLTKGVAGIGKTVSVQKFTLDWTEGKANQDVHFIFPLPFRELNLIQKHLSLVDLLNHLHTETKELKSADYEDYKVMFIFDGLDECRLRLDFQNSRSLSDVTESASVDVLLTNLIKGNLLPSALLWITSRPAAANQIPPECVHQVTEVRGFNDPQKEEYFRKRINDPSLAERIVTHIRSSRSLFIMCHIPVFCWISAAVLERMMGKAESAEIPKTLTQMFTHFLIFQTKLKTQKYDGKYEIDPDQARKTILSLGKLAFEQLEKGNLIFYEEDLKESGIDVREVSVYSGVCTQIFREESGLQLGKVFSFVHLSIQEFLAALFKLLSSSELNTGLKNVFRSPMSSLLKREVDKALQSENGHWDLFLRFLLGLSLESNQTLLQGVLRKTVSSSDINQETAAYIKQKIRENPSPEKSINLFHCLNELNDRSLEQEVQTYLSRTGYNRLSGVSLSAAQWSALVFVLLNSEEELDEFILRKYHHSEECLLRLLPVIKASRKINLFGCGITQKGCAALISALRSNPSHLTELNLSWNKPGDSGVKLLSALLEDPHCKLKKLQ